One genomic segment of Stigmatella erecta includes these proteins:
- a CDS encoding FG-GAP repeat domain-containing protein, translated as MSRLLLPLLLSTVVVASAGAAPAEGPPSVERLAQFVAEDVRAQSPEAPVALHLSGASPEMRRAMGTLLASRLAALELGPMVLEAPSPEEAEALARDQGARALVRLTLSLQEGALHARGDVLGTWANFWSGRTPTRPASPAAALTRSVEADAGTLALLSVVPPPSSGSGSVMPLAPVSGSRQVRLMGAVLVQLEQPPAALAAGDLDGDGRDEVAVLTHRAVSVYAGDGRLLARRELEGIPLSSTPPREPFGVVAVLPQPPRLAAWSAHFAHGEVLVLDRAQGALRPIGPLDTAPLGANERASFTPGRTTFAPEVRVGEGQLLSVPAPFVSASLAASQLLFVHPDGGGSLYPRATTPPIRMQGLGAGSALGDLDGDGRPELITTSPLLFPNPDFVRVHALTGDDPTAHSPLWQSTLPVGRALQVVTADLDLDHRREVLVGLWLPDGTGQVFLMRQGAP; from the coding sequence GTGAGCCGCCTTCTTCTGCCGCTCCTGCTGTCCACCGTTGTTGTGGCCTCCGCCGGGGCCGCCCCCGCGGAGGGGCCGCCTTCCGTCGAGCGGCTCGCGCAGTTCGTGGCCGAGGACGTGCGCGCCCAGTCCCCCGAGGCGCCCGTCGCCCTTCACCTGAGCGGCGCCTCGCCCGAGATGCGGCGCGCGATGGGGACCCTGCTCGCCTCGCGGCTGGCCGCCCTGGAGCTGGGCCCGATGGTGCTGGAGGCCCCCTCCCCCGAGGAGGCCGAGGCGCTGGCCCGGGACCAGGGCGCCCGCGCGCTCGTGCGCCTCACCCTCTCGCTTCAGGAGGGCGCGCTGCATGCCCGGGGCGATGTGCTGGGCACCTGGGCCAACTTCTGGTCCGGCCGCACCCCGACCCGGCCCGCCAGCCCCGCCGCCGCCCTCACGCGGTCCGTGGAGGCCGACGCGGGCACGCTGGCCCTCCTCTCGGTGGTGCCTCCGCCCAGCAGCGGCAGTGGCTCGGTGATGCCCCTGGCGCCCGTGTCCGGCTCCCGCCAGGTGCGGCTGATGGGCGCGGTGCTGGTGCAGCTGGAGCAGCCCCCCGCCGCCCTGGCCGCGGGAGACCTGGATGGCGATGGCCGGGACGAGGTGGCGGTGCTCACCCACCGGGCCGTGTCCGTCTATGCCGGGGATGGGCGCCTGCTCGCGCGCCGCGAGCTCGAAGGCATTCCCCTGAGCTCCACGCCCCCCCGGGAGCCCTTCGGCGTGGTGGCCGTCCTGCCCCAGCCGCCCCGGCTGGCGGCCTGGTCCGCCCACTTCGCCCACGGCGAGGTGCTCGTGCTCGACCGGGCCCAGGGCGCCCTGCGTCCCATTGGCCCGCTGGACACCGCGCCCCTGGGCGCCAACGAGCGCGCCAGCTTCACGCCGGGCCGGACGACGTTCGCGCCGGAGGTCCGGGTGGGCGAGGGCCAGCTGCTCTCCGTCCCCGCCCCCTTCGTCAGCGCGAGCCTCGCCGCCTCCCAGCTGCTCTTCGTCCACCCGGATGGCGGCGGCTCGCTGTACCCCCGCGCCACCACCCCGCCCATCCGCATGCAGGGGCTGGGCGCCGGCAGCGCGCTGGGAGACCTGGATGGGGATGGGCGGCCCGAGCTGATCACCACCTCCCCGCTCCTCTTTCCCAACCCCGACTTCGTGCGCGTCCACGCGCTCACCGGGGATGACCCCACGGCCCACAGCCCGCTCTGGCAGAGCACCCTGCCGGTGGGCCGCGCGCTGCAGGTGGTGACGGCCGACCTGGACCTGGACCACCGGCGGGAAGTCCTCGTGGGCCTCTGGCTCCCGGATGGCACGGGACAGGTCTTCCTCATGCGCCAGGGGGCGCCATGA
- a CDS encoding peptide ABC transporter substrate-binding protein: protein MTLRHALAGLLVLGAAPTLAAGRVPYGGELRLAHTGPAPQGDPTLADTPVEATLLGLQSRPLCRLEANGTAHPTVARELSRPMAQTVRIALPSLGLANTLARTWTRFTGTDAPSPYRALLFPVNGEARQLSPRGTALELPLSFPWPDLERSLCHPALALPVTTGAPSLGPFASTTPGVFDARLGYPEGRPYLDRLLVTRTDERGLTRMWTARQVHVALGALPEAGSPQGAALHATYLAFSPRRVPADFRQAFESAVDRDDLIRLFVRPPAVPMPHLLPPALLAQAPRPRPGSPASGGTRTVTLLYDAGIEDQRAVAERIQVKLHERGYKVALEPLPRATLRSRWAKGDFDLMLHALLLPPLPGPALAVVLDAAGRKDLLGVELPLIGAIEDASARDTRARERALALAPSVPLLPLYAQGLGLRVAPELEGLELDAQGLPLLEGAYLPPAPPAAPGSRK from the coding sequence ATGACACTCCGGCACGCTCTCGCAGGCCTTCTCGTCCTCGGCGCCGCCCCCACGCTCGCCGCGGGGCGCGTTCCCTATGGGGGCGAGCTGCGGCTGGCCCACACGGGCCCGGCCCCCCAGGGAGACCCCACGCTCGCGGACACCCCCGTGGAGGCCACGCTCCTGGGCCTCCAGTCCCGCCCGCTCTGCCGGCTGGAGGCGAACGGCACCGCCCACCCCACCGTGGCGCGCGAGCTGTCCCGCCCCATGGCCCAGACGGTGCGCATCGCGCTGCCCTCGCTGGGACTGGCCAACACCCTGGCCCGGACGTGGACGCGCTTCACGGGCACCGACGCCCCGTCGCCCTACCGCGCGCTCCTGTTTCCCGTGAACGGCGAGGCCCGGCAGCTCTCCCCCCGGGGCACGGCCCTGGAGCTGCCCCTGTCCTTTCCCTGGCCGGACCTGGAGCGCTCGCTGTGCCACCCGGCGCTGGCCCTGCCCGTCACGACGGGCGCCCCGTCCCTGGGGCCCTTCGCCTCCACCACCCCGGGCGTCTTCGACGCGCGGCTCGGCTACCCCGAGGGCCGTCCTTATCTCGACCGCCTCCTGGTCACCCGGACGGATGAGCGGGGCCTCACGCGGATGTGGACCGCCCGGCAGGTGCACGTGGCGCTGGGGGCCTTGCCGGAAGCCGGTTCCCCTCAGGGGGCGGCGCTCCATGCCACCTACCTCGCCTTCTCGCCGCGCCGGGTGCCCGCGGACTTCCGGCAGGCCTTCGAGAGCGCCGTCGACCGGGACGATCTGATCCGCCTCTTCGTGCGCCCCCCCGCGGTGCCCATGCCCCACCTGCTGCCGCCCGCCCTGCTGGCCCAGGCGCCCCGGCCGCGCCCGGGCTCCCCGGCCTCGGGGGGCACGCGGACGGTGACGCTGCTCTACGACGCGGGCATCGAGGACCAGCGCGCGGTGGCCGAGCGCATCCAGGTGAAGCTCCACGAGCGCGGCTACAAGGTCGCGCTGGAGCCCCTGCCCCGCGCCACCCTGCGCTCCCGCTGGGCCAAGGGGGACTTCGACCTGATGCTGCACGCGCTGCTGTTGCCGCCGCTGCCGGGCCCCGCGCTGGCGGTGGTGCTGGACGCGGCCGGCCGGAAGGACCTGCTGGGCGTGGAGCTGCCCCTCATCGGCGCCATCGAGGATGCCTCCGCGAGGGATACGCGGGCCCGGGAGCGGGCGCTCGCCCTGGCCCCCTCCGTGCCCCTGCTTCCTTTGTATGCGCAGGGCCTCGGCCTGCGCGTGGCCCCCGAGCTCGAGGGCCTGGAGCTGGACGCCCAGGGGCTGCCCCTGCTCGAAGGGGCCTACCTGCCCCCGGCGCCCCCAGCGGCGCCCGGGAGCCGGAAGTGA
- a CDS encoding ATP-binding protein, with protein MRLRTRLALAFAVLALVPLAVVVPLTMSRLRTTLSRELDARMEGAATSAQEGLERSAERARRAVEELVESTAMEDLAREARERPTQAIQAGTAEGLMKSRSLTVLSLFDRQGTTLSSGHLPARRGDPDPALFAVTQQKSPKPVPVRVSVRGDSGLREMPALVTARPVDYGDSRLWAVGGVLLDEGLAQHLARLTQAEVSLLSQGTVVARAGSATAPTVERVLPLGDVAAVHLVFSRAAAREAEQGVINAFLLMAALGLGFSVLLGLLMARRITRPVEALTEGARRVAAGSRQVRVKAEASGEVGELVHAFNHMTSELLTTTEQLMASERIAAWQEVARRLAHEIKNPLTPIQMSLETLLAAQSAQDARFPALFRESAGVVLEEVDRLRRIVDEFSRFARLPKPQMAPVDLGELVQSILSLYATPPPGITLLPTLQTGVVAQADRDQLTQVLVNLVKNAEEALAERGGSVRVRVKGTQTEAIVEVEDTGPGIPQEHRSRIFEPYFTTKQGGTGLGLAIAARILQEHGGKLEVGGEPGEGARFSLVLPRQE; from the coding sequence ATGCGCCTGAGAACCCGGCTCGCGCTGGCCTTCGCCGTGCTGGCGCTGGTGCCGCTGGCGGTGGTGGTGCCCCTCACCATGAGCCGCCTGCGCACCACCCTCTCGCGCGAGCTGGACGCGCGCATGGAGGGCGCCGCCACCTCCGCCCAGGAGGGGCTGGAGCGCTCCGCCGAGCGCGCCCGCCGCGCCGTGGAGGAGCTGGTGGAGAGCACCGCCATGGAGGACCTGGCCCGCGAGGCCCGCGAGCGCCCCACCCAGGCCATCCAGGCGGGGACGGCCGAGGGGCTGATGAAGAGCCGGAGCCTCACGGTGCTCAGCCTCTTCGACCGGCAGGGCACCACGCTGTCCTCGGGCCACCTGCCCGCGCGGCGGGGAGACCCCGACCCGGCCCTCTTCGCCGTCACCCAGCAGAAGTCCCCCAAGCCCGTGCCCGTGCGCGTGAGCGTGCGCGGAGACAGCGGCCTCCGGGAGATGCCCGCGCTCGTCACGGCCCGCCCGGTGGACTACGGCGACTCCCGGCTGTGGGCCGTGGGCGGCGTGCTGCTGGACGAGGGGCTTGCCCAGCACCTGGCGCGGCTCACCCAGGCCGAGGTGTCCCTGCTCTCGCAGGGCACCGTGGTGGCGCGGGCCGGCAGCGCCACGGCGCCCACGGTGGAGCGCGTGCTGCCCCTGGGAGACGTGGCCGCGGTGCACCTCGTCTTCAGCCGGGCGGCGGCGCGGGAGGCCGAGCAGGGCGTCATCAACGCCTTCCTCCTCATGGCCGCGCTGGGGCTGGGCTTCTCGGTGCTGCTGGGGCTGCTCATGGCCCGCCGCATCACCCGGCCGGTGGAGGCGCTCACCGAAGGCGCCCGCCGCGTGGCCGCGGGCTCGCGCCAGGTGCGGGTGAAGGCCGAGGCCAGCGGCGAGGTGGGCGAGCTGGTGCACGCCTTCAACCACATGACCTCCGAGCTGCTCACCACCACCGAGCAGCTCATGGCCAGCGAGCGCATCGCCGCGTGGCAGGAGGTGGCGCGGCGGCTGGCCCACGAAATCAAGAACCCCCTCACCCCCATCCAGATGTCGCTGGAGACGCTGCTCGCCGCCCAGAGCGCCCAGGACGCGCGCTTCCCGGCGCTCTTCCGCGAGAGCGCGGGGGTGGTGCTGGAGGAGGTGGACCGGCTGCGCCGCATCGTCGACGAGTTCAGCCGCTTCGCCCGGCTGCCCAAGCCGCAGATGGCGCCGGTGGACCTGGGCGAGCTGGTGCAGAGCATCCTCTCGCTCTACGCCACCCCGCCCCCGGGCATCACCCTGCTGCCCACGCTGCAGACGGGGGTGGTGGCGCAGGCGGACCGGGATCAGCTCACGCAGGTGCTCGTCAACCTGGTGAAGAACGCGGAGGAGGCCCTGGCGGAGCGGGGCGGCTCGGTGCGCGTGCGCGTGAAGGGCACGCAGACGGAGGCCATCGTGGAGGTGGAGGACACGGGGCCGGGCATTCCGCAGGAGCACCGCAGCCGCATCTTCGAGCCCTACTTCACCACCAAGCAGGGGGGCACCGGGCTGGGGCTGGCCATCGCCGCCCGGATTCTCCAGGAGCACGGCGGCAAGCTGGAGGTGGGCGGCGAGCCCGGCGAAGGGGCCCGCTTCAGCCTCGTGCTGCCGCGCCAGGAGTGA
- a CDS encoding MXAN_5187 family protein, with protein MVRVKFLIFALLVLALGLVHLAVLSGPMGARAVEGAQAQAASSTTEVVRTLESRRAIARALALRLAASPELVSAVQQLVNTQEQDIRGFASVQSAAEALLPKDIPGVFFAISTPQDAWHARVGQPGTDKVAELDVKALLQAEAPAVVEAFGAPHAFASVPVLWNFVRIPGAEQLETQLAATLVVGVPLLPEGLLDSPAVSAGAAALGLVKENQVVASGGQKTLVESAVTTLKASQPVVQRGALQALGPVKLPVLATGKDYLGGQAPLVVGTRRELEGTPYEVIALVSTRPLLGTLADYQRNALMGLAGLLGLSLLWTVLMGSSSRQAAAPAAGGRDTLGLAGAAAASSAAAPALGAEPVSAMRLPSSPQSLENTLHTPLADASGLPGGSPDLPFGAAPPPEHGYTAPAPEEAFPFPPAPEPQPLLAGAVVPFEPEQGLSPVLPSIEDPSFSTASPRAGAFSFEEIPTAAYTLQQAADPMAAAAATIDSPETTRVATIPRELLQASVRPPTREMPMPFADTYPTAPVPAPGPASVPWAVPSAAAAVPLPGSSLPGASTFMGNVADAFSEEDYHFQEVFREFVLTRERCGEQADGLTYDKFVQKLRKNKEQLVQKYTCRTVRFQVYVKEGKAALKATPVKD; from the coding sequence ATGGTTCGCGTCAAGTTTCTGATTTTCGCACTCCTGGTGCTCGCGCTGGGCCTGGTTCACCTCGCCGTGCTGTCGGGCCCGATGGGTGCCCGCGCCGTCGAGGGGGCTCAGGCGCAGGCCGCTTCGAGCACCACGGAAGTGGTCCGCACGCTGGAGAGCCGGCGCGCGATCGCCCGGGCCCTGGCCTTGCGGTTGGCGGCGAGCCCCGAGCTGGTCTCGGCCGTGCAGCAACTGGTGAATACCCAGGAGCAGGACATCCGCGGCTTCGCCTCCGTGCAGTCGGCCGCCGAGGCGCTGCTGCCCAAGGACATCCCCGGCGTGTTCTTCGCGATCTCCACGCCGCAGGATGCCTGGCACGCGCGCGTGGGGCAGCCTGGGACTGACAAGGTCGCGGAGCTGGACGTGAAGGCGCTGCTCCAGGCCGAGGCCCCCGCCGTGGTGGAGGCGTTCGGCGCGCCCCATGCCTTTGCCTCCGTGCCGGTGCTCTGGAACTTCGTGCGCATCCCCGGGGCGGAGCAGCTGGAGACCCAGCTCGCCGCCACGCTGGTGGTGGGCGTGCCGCTGCTGCCCGAGGGGCTTCTCGACAGCCCGGCGGTCAGCGCCGGCGCCGCCGCGCTCGGGCTGGTGAAGGAGAACCAGGTGGTGGCCAGCGGCGGGCAGAAGACGCTCGTCGAGAGCGCCGTCACCACGCTCAAGGCCTCGCAGCCCGTCGTGCAGCGCGGCGCGCTCCAGGCGCTGGGGCCCGTGAAGCTGCCGGTGCTCGCCACGGGCAAGGACTACCTGGGCGGCCAGGCGCCGCTGGTGGTGGGGACGCGCCGGGAGCTGGAGGGCACCCCCTACGAGGTGATCGCCCTGGTGAGCACCCGGCCCCTGCTGGGCACGCTGGCGGACTATCAGCGCAACGCCCTGATGGGGCTCGCGGGCCTGCTGGGGCTGAGCCTGCTGTGGACCGTGCTCATGGGCTCCTCTTCGCGGCAGGCCGCGGCGCCCGCCGCCGGCGGCCGGGACACGCTGGGCCTGGCCGGTGCGGCGGCCGCCTCCTCCGCGGCGGCGCCCGCGCTGGGGGCCGAGCCGGTGTCCGCGATGAGACTGCCGTCCTCCCCGCAGAGCCTGGAGAACACCCTGCACACGCCGCTGGCCGATGCGTCCGGGCTGCCCGGGGGCTCGCCGGACCTGCCGTTCGGCGCCGCCCCACCCCCGGAGCACGGCTACACGGCCCCCGCCCCCGAGGAGGCGTTCCCCTTTCCGCCCGCGCCCGAGCCGCAGCCCCTGCTGGCCGGGGCCGTCGTCCCCTTCGAGCCTGAGCAGGGCCTCTCGCCCGTGCTGCCGTCCATCGAGGATCCGTCGTTCTCCACCGCCTCGCCGCGCGCGGGCGCGTTCTCCTTCGAGGAGATCCCCACGGCGGCGTACACGCTCCAGCAGGCCGCCGATCCGATGGCCGCCGCCGCGGCGACGATCGACAGCCCGGAGACGACCCGCGTGGCCACCATTCCGCGCGAGCTGCTCCAGGCCTCCGTCCGCCCGCCCACCCGCGAGATGCCGATGCCGTTCGCGGACACCTACCCCACGGCGCCCGTGCCCGCGCCCGGCCCCGCGTCGGTGCCCTGGGCCGTGCCCTCCGCCGCCGCGGCCGTGCCGTTGCCGGGCTCGTCGCTGCCCGGGGCCTCGACGTTCATGGGCAACGTGGCCGATGCCTTCTCGGAGGAGGACTACCACTTCCAGGAAGTCTTCCGGGAGTTCGTCCTCACCCGCGAGCGGTGCGGGGAGCAGGCCGACGGCCTCACCTACGACAAGTTCGTGCAGAAGCTCCGCAAGAACAAGGAGCAGCTCGTGCAGAAGTACACCTGCCGCACCGTGCGCTTCCAGGTGTACGTGAAGGAGGGCAAGGCGGCCCTCAAGGCCACCCCCGTCAAGGACTGA
- a CDS encoding HPF/RaiA family ribosome-associated protein yields the protein MKVLMRGVHLSLSDGLKSYVQEHLVDHIERFCDDEAAEIDIALVDTNGPKGGVDKECRVTVRLPGFAAIHVTETTETLHQAIDAVRDRLETALKRTLGKRRDVSAKQGLPDDTEANVPTY from the coding sequence ATGAAGGTGTTGATGCGAGGGGTCCACCTGTCCCTGTCGGACGGGCTGAAGTCATACGTGCAGGAGCATCTGGTCGACCACATCGAGCGGTTCTGTGATGACGAGGCAGCGGAGATCGACATCGCGCTCGTGGACACCAATGGCCCCAAGGGGGGCGTGGACAAGGAATGCCGGGTGACGGTGCGGCTGCCGGGGTTCGCGGCCATTCACGTCACCGAGACCACGGAGACGCTGCACCAGGCCATTGATGCGGTGCGGGACCGTCTGGAGACGGCCCTCAAGCGCACCCTGGGCAAGCGGCGCGATGTGAGCGCCAAGCAGGGGCTGCCGGACGATACCGAGGCGAACGTCCCGACCTACTAA
- a CDS encoding response regulator produces MDTERIKVLLVEDDGDSRELLAELLEEEFDVQTAGDGLAGLKAFEEDHPDVVVTDESLPGMCGTVLAQHVKARAPHTRVILVSGYSQVEGAEHCDVVLRKPIDVQRLSAAVESLGEAARH; encoded by the coding sequence ATGGATACCGAGCGCATCAAGGTGTTGTTGGTCGAGGACGACGGAGACAGCCGGGAATTGCTCGCGGAGCTCTTGGAGGAGGAGTTCGACGTCCAGACCGCGGGGGATGGGCTCGCCGGGCTCAAGGCCTTCGAGGAGGATCACCCCGATGTCGTCGTCACGGACGAGTCCCTGCCCGGCATGTGCGGCACGGTGCTCGCCCAGCACGTGAAGGCGAGAGCTCCGCACACGCGCGTCATTCTCGTCTCGGGCTACTCCCAAGTGGAAGGTGCTGAACACTGCGACGTGGTGTTGCGTAAACCCATCGACGTGCAGCGGCTGTCGGCGGCGGTGGAAAGCCTGGGCGAGGCGGCGCGGCATTAA
- a CDS encoding N-acetylmuramoyl-L-alanine amidase-like domain-containing protein, with protein MALAVSLTAALLLAQTPAEAPTPGGWAALSPAQRAALLALESPTPLAERLLHVSERFLGTPYLASPLGEGAGVDPDPTFRVDAVDCLTFVEQSMALSLARDESEVASLLERIRYASTPVYEDRNHLMEAQWLPNNVRKGFVVDVTRRYGGEDTVRVQKVLTSLTWQSRSSQALTLPPERQPKGTFSLNMLPLDRILAHARQIPTGTILLVLREDLPLKATRITHLGFVVQKGRRTWLRHAARNRYGRVVDEDLESFLTRNAKYDKWRVTGVSLFEVHPPTEEGTAPSASLRAP; from the coding sequence ATGGCCCTGGCTGTCTCGCTCACCGCGGCGCTGCTCCTCGCACAGACCCCCGCGGAGGCCCCCACCCCTGGCGGGTGGGCCGCGCTGTCCCCCGCGCAGCGCGCCGCGCTGCTGGCCCTGGAGTCCCCCACGCCGCTCGCCGAGCGGCTGCTGCACGTGAGCGAGCGTTTCCTCGGCACGCCCTACCTGGCCTCTCCCTTGGGGGAGGGCGCGGGGGTGGATCCGGATCCCACCTTCCGCGTGGATGCGGTGGACTGCCTGACGTTCGTCGAGCAGTCCATGGCGCTGAGCCTCGCCCGGGACGAGTCCGAGGTGGCCTCGCTGCTGGAGCGCATCCGCTACGCGAGCACGCCCGTCTACGAGGACCGCAACCACCTCATGGAGGCCCAGTGGCTGCCGAACAACGTGCGCAAGGGCTTCGTGGTGGACGTGACGCGGCGCTACGGCGGCGAGGACACCGTCCGGGTGCAGAAGGTCCTCACCTCGCTCACGTGGCAGTCGCGCTCCTCGCAGGCGCTGACGCTGCCCCCCGAGCGGCAGCCCAAGGGGACGTTCTCCCTGAACATGCTGCCCCTGGACCGCATCCTCGCCCACGCGCGGCAGATCCCCACGGGCACCATCCTGCTGGTGCTCCGGGAGGACCTGCCCCTCAAGGCCACGCGCATCACCCACCTGGGCTTCGTGGTGCAGAAAGGGCGGCGCACGTGGCTGCGCCATGCCGCCCGCAACCGCTATGGCCGGGTGGTGGATGAGGACCTGGAGTCGTTCCTGACGCGCAACGCCAAGTACGACAAATGGCGGGTGACGGGGGTGAGCCTCTTCGAGGTCCACCCCCCCACGGAGGAGGGCACCGCGCCCTCCGCCTCCCTCCGCGCGCCCTGA
- a CDS encoding HEAT repeat domain-containing protein yields MRTSLRFAGLALVLLAPLALALPPSAQKRLSNRAEVDAQLQQLVAGAPVPTTISRLQYANEEEYAAEQIQLLMRKTVDERTRRNLTAVLAALGARGAEPFLARLARDGDSPVRMYAAQGLGKLRSRRVEVLTPLLEDKSLGVRKEAAKALGLSGNPKVGKTLVTLARTEPEPEVRAELLVAVGRSGDSKQAATLKEFLSSDSESTRFAAARGLCHLGSPEGFAFANKLLGAQDRFVRRQGLELFEGVPAPKARASLKPLLEDSDRSLAAGAARILHQGGEAKMLDWLVLASFNAEGQEKLAYEKELEALRLADDQRSAILRKAGVLK; encoded by the coding sequence GTGCGCACGTCCCTCCGCTTCGCTGGCCTGGCCCTGGTCCTGCTTGCCCCGCTCGCCCTGGCGCTGCCCCCGTCCGCCCAGAAGCGCCTGAGCAACCGGGCCGAAGTCGACGCCCAGCTCCAGCAGCTCGTCGCGGGCGCACCCGTGCCCACCACCATCTCCCGGCTGCAGTACGCCAACGAGGAGGAGTACGCGGCGGAGCAGATTCAGCTGCTGATGCGCAAGACGGTGGACGAGCGCACCCGGCGCAACCTCACCGCGGTGCTCGCCGCCCTGGGCGCCCGGGGCGCCGAGCCGTTCCTGGCCCGGCTCGCCCGGGATGGGGACAGCCCGGTGCGCATGTATGCCGCCCAGGGGCTGGGCAAGCTGCGCAGCCGCCGGGTGGAGGTGCTGACCCCCCTGCTCGAGGACAAGAGCCTGGGGGTCCGCAAGGAGGCCGCCAAGGCGCTGGGGCTGTCCGGCAACCCCAAGGTGGGCAAGACGCTGGTGACCCTGGCCCGCACGGAGCCCGAGCCCGAGGTGCGCGCCGAGCTGCTGGTGGCCGTGGGCCGCTCCGGGGACAGCAAGCAGGCGGCCACCTTGAAGGAGTTTCTCTCCAGCGACTCGGAGAGCACCCGCTTCGCGGCCGCCCGGGGGCTGTGCCACCTGGGCTCGCCCGAGGGGTTCGCCTTCGCCAACAAGCTGCTCGGCGCGCAGGACCGGTTCGTGCGCCGCCAGGGGCTGGAGCTCTTCGAGGGGGTGCCCGCCCCGAAGGCCCGGGCCTCGCTGAAGCCCCTGCTGGAGGATTCCGACCGCTCCCTCGCGGCGGGCGCCGCCCGCATCCTCCACCAGGGGGGCGAGGCGAAGATGCTGGACTGGCTGGTGCTGGCTTCCTTCAACGCCGAGGGCCAGGAGAAGCTGGCCTACGAGAAGGAGCTGGAGGCGCTCCGGCTCGCCGATGACCAGCGCAGCGCCATCCTGCGCAAGGCGGGTGTGCTGAAATGA
- a CDS encoding DUF4398 domain-containing protein, with protein sequence MKQLTVLVAVAGTLAGCGPVRTTANLLDADVQIQAARTAGAEKEAPYEWTLANLYLHKAREEVGHSDYQAGVDFAVKASKYANEAREKAMAAGSESSSGGSRLSP encoded by the coding sequence ATGAAGCAGCTGACGGTACTGGTGGCAGTGGCGGGTACCCTCGCCGGGTGCGGCCCGGTGCGCACCACCGCCAACCTCCTGGACGCCGACGTGCAGATCCAGGCGGCCCGCACCGCGGGGGCCGAGAAGGAAGCCCCCTACGAGTGGACCCTCGCCAACCTCTATCTGCACAAGGCCCGCGAGGAAGTGGGCCATTCGGACTATCAGGCGGGCGTGGACTTCGCCGTGAAGGCCTCCAAGTACGCCAACGAGGCTCGCGAGAAGGCCATGGCCGCGGGCTCCGAGTCCTCTTCCGGCGGTAGCCGCCTCTCTCCCTAG
- a CDS encoding OmpA family protein, protein MTRLFPFALLLVLSACVSGSKIRADSEVIQADVERARRSGAQRCAPRELATAEANLDFARGELSQGSSFRASEHIRLADTSIKRALALSKDCAPKQVVVREKPDQPQQPAQPQPPQVVVRIEETDSDGDGVLDKDDPCPDQPEDRDGFEDMDGCPEPDNDKDGVLDAADKCPLIPGPADNAGCPEETPKDRDGDGIPDKQDKCPDQAEDRDGFQDEDGCPELDNDADGIIDSADKCPNELGPLQNLGCPIVDKDGDGINDPQDKCPDEPEDKDGFQDEDGCPDLDNDADGVPDGQDKCPLEAGPAENGGCPDADKDRDGIVDRLDACPEEPGVPEEKGCAKKYKMVVVKKDRIEIKKQINFGTGSAKIIGAQSQAILKDVATVLKDMPVLKKVRIEGHTDSQGADASNLRLSQKRADAVMAQLIKLGIDPGRLEAVGYGETKPIASNATKAGRAENRRTEFNIVEQ, encoded by the coding sequence ATGACGCGTCTTTTCCCCTTCGCGCTGCTCCTTGTCCTCTCCGCCTGTGTCAGCGGCTCGAAGATCCGTGCGGACTCCGAGGTTATCCAGGCGGATGTCGAGCGTGCCCGCCGCAGCGGCGCCCAGCGCTGCGCCCCGCGGGAGCTGGCCACCGCCGAGGCCAACCTGGACTTTGCCCGCGGCGAGCTGAGCCAGGGCAGCAGCTTCCGTGCCTCCGAGCACATCCGCCTGGCGGACACCTCCATCAAGAGGGCGCTGGCGCTCTCCAAGGACTGCGCGCCCAAGCAGGTGGTGGTGCGCGAGAAGCCCGATCAGCCCCAGCAGCCCGCCCAGCCCCAGCCCCCCCAGGTGGTGGTCCGCATCGAGGAGACGGACAGCGACGGGGACGGCGTGCTCGACAAGGACGACCCCTGCCCCGACCAGCCCGAGGACCGGGACGGCTTCGAGGACATGGACGGCTGCCCCGAGCCGGACAACGACAAGGACGGCGTGCTCGACGCGGCCGACAAGTGCCCCCTCATCCCCGGCCCGGCGGACAACGCGGGCTGCCCCGAGGAGACGCCCAAGGACCGGGACGGCGACGGCATCCCCGACAAGCAGGACAAGTGCCCGGACCAGGCCGAGGACCGCGATGGCTTCCAGGACGAGGACGGCTGCCCCGAGCTGGACAACGACGCGGACGGCATCATCGACAGCGCGGACAAGTGCCCCAACGAGCTGGGCCCGCTGCAGAACCTGGGCTGCCCCATCGTCGACAAGGACGGGGACGGCATCAATGATCCGCAGGACAAGTGCCCGGACGAGCCGGAGGACAAGGACGGCTTCCAGGACGAGGACGGCTGCCCCGACCTGGACAACGACGCGGACGGCGTGCCGGACGGCCAGGACAAGTGCCCGCTCGAGGCGGGACCGGCGGAGAACGGCGGCTGCCCGGACGCGGACAAGGACCGGGACGGCATCGTGGACCGGCTGGACGCGTGCCCCGAGGAGCCCGGCGTTCCCGAGGAGAAGGGCTGCGCCAAGAAGTACAAGATGGTGGTCGTCAAGAAGGACCGGATCGAGATCAAGAAGCAGATCAACTTCGGCACCGGCTCGGCGAAAATCATTGGCGCCCAGAGCCAGGCCATCCTCAAGGATGTGGCCACGGTGCTGAAGGACATGCCGGTCCTCAAGAAGGTGCGCATCGAGGGCCACACGGACTCGCAGGGCGCCGATGCGTCCAACCTGCGCCTGTCGCAGAAGCGGGCCGACGCGGTGATGGCGCAGCTCATCAAGCTGGGCATCGATCCGGGCCGCCTGGAGGCCGTGGGCTACGGCGAGACGAAGCCCATCGCGTCCAACGCGACGAAGGCGGGCCGCGCGGAGAACCGCCGGACCGAGTTCAACATCGTCGAGCAGTGA